Proteins encoded together in one Micromonospora kangleipakensis window:
- a CDS encoding CocE/NonD family hydrolase: protein MLDRLATRLATAVLRLPAARSRRVTVTRDIPVRVRDGVTLRTDHYAPDLPAAPTVLIRTPYGRGGPVRLLGRLAAERGFHVVIQSCRGTYGSGGEFAPLVHERDDGLDTVEWLRRQRWWSGAFGMFGASYQGFVQWAVAAETADELRAMVAVVTASGTRDSTYAGESFALDTVLTWAELLQAQTVPWLARQWELKRGQPRLAAALAHLPLAEADRIATGVTVPFFQEWLRHHTPDADYWRSRVFGDRIAEVRAPVAMISGWHDIFLPAQLDDYAALRAAGAHPRLTVGPWTHGSPGLFAAALRDGLDWLDEHLAGRPVARAAPVRVHVGGAGGGWRDLPDWPPPAASTRWHLHAGGGLAPDPPAPSVPDSIWYDPTDPTPSLGGPLLVAQRAGAVDNRPVEARPDVLTYTSPPLDAPVEVIGPVHAEIHVRSELSYLDVFVRLCDVDRRGRSWNVCDGLVRVAPGRFPTGPSGVVRVPVTLWPTAHRFGPGHRLRVQVSGGAHPRYARNPGTGEPLGTAVTLRAGRREILHDPEHPSALVLPLVGVGPQSSLSSR, encoded by the coding sequence GTGCTCGACCGGCTCGCCACCCGACTCGCCACCGCGGTGCTGCGGTTGCCGGCCGCCCGGAGCCGGCGGGTCACGGTGACCCGGGACATCCCGGTCCGGGTCCGCGACGGGGTGACGCTCCGCACCGACCACTACGCCCCGGACCTGCCCGCCGCGCCCACCGTGCTGATCCGGACTCCCTACGGGCGGGGCGGGCCGGTGCGGCTGCTCGGCCGGCTCGCCGCCGAACGCGGCTTCCACGTGGTCATCCAGTCCTGCCGGGGGACGTACGGCTCCGGCGGGGAGTTCGCGCCGCTGGTGCACGAGCGCGACGACGGCCTGGACACCGTCGAGTGGCTGCGCCGGCAGCGCTGGTGGTCCGGCGCGTTCGGCATGTTCGGCGCCAGCTACCAGGGCTTCGTGCAGTGGGCCGTCGCCGCCGAGACGGCCGACGAGCTGAGGGCGATGGTCGCGGTGGTGACCGCCTCGGGCACCCGCGACTCGACGTACGCGGGCGAGTCGTTCGCCCTGGACACGGTGCTGACCTGGGCGGAGCTGCTCCAGGCGCAGACCGTGCCGTGGCTGGCCCGGCAGTGGGAGCTCAAGCGGGGGCAGCCCCGGCTGGCCGCCGCGCTGGCCCACCTGCCGTTGGCCGAGGCCGACCGGATCGCCACCGGCGTGACCGTGCCCTTCTTTCAGGAGTGGCTGCGCCACCACACCCCGGACGCCGACTACTGGCGGTCCCGGGTCTTCGGCGACCGGATCGCCGAGGTGCGCGCCCCGGTGGCGATGATCAGCGGCTGGCACGACATCTTCCTCCCCGCCCAGCTCGACGACTACGCCGCGCTGCGGGCCGCCGGCGCCCACCCGCGACTGACCGTCGGACCGTGGACCCACGGCAGCCCCGGGCTCTTCGCGGCCGCCCTGCGGGACGGCCTCGACTGGCTGGACGAGCACCTGGCCGGCCGCCCGGTCGCGCGTGCCGCGCCGGTGCGGGTGCACGTCGGGGGAGCGGGCGGTGGCTGGCGGGACCTGCCCGACTGGCCCCCGCCGGCCGCGTCGACCCGGTGGCACCTGCACGCCGGGGGCGGCCTCGCGCCGGACCCGCCGGCCCCGTCCGTGCCGGATTCGATCTGGTACGACCCCACCGACCCCACGCCGTCGCTCGGCGGACCGCTGCTGGTCGCCCAGCGGGCCGGTGCGGTGGACAACCGGCCGGTGGAGGCCCGGCCGGACGTGCTGACCTACACGAGCCCGCCGCTCGACGCGCCGGTGGAGGTGATCGGCCCGGTCCACGCCGAGATCCATGTCCGCAGTGAACTCTCTTACCTGGACGTCTTCGTGCGGCTGTGCGACGTGGACCGCCGGGGTCGTTCCTGGAACGTCTGCGACGGTCTGGTCCGGGTCGCGCCGGGCCGCTTCCCGACCGGTCCGTCCGGCGTGGTGCGGGTGCCGGTGACCCTCTGGCCGACCGCGCACCGGTTCGGCCCCGGGCACCGGTTGCGGGTCCAGGTCTCCGGCGGCGCCCATCCGCGGTACGCGCGCAACCCGGGCACCGGCGAACCGCTCGGCACGGCGGTGACGCTGCGTGCCGGTAGGCGGGAGATCCTGCACGATCCCGAACATCCCTCGGCGCTCGTCCTGCCGCTCGTCGGCGTCGGTCCACAGTCTTCTCTCAGTTCCAGATAA
- a CDS encoding cold-shock protein, with translation MATGTVKWFNSEKGFGFIEQDGGGPDVFVHYSAIASSGYRELNEGQKVEFEVTQGQKGPQADNVRPM, from the coding sequence ATGGCAACCGGCACGGTCAAGTGGTTCAACTCGGAAAAGGGCTTCGGCTTCATCGAGCAGGACGGCGGAGGCCCGGACGTGTTCGTCCACTATTCGGCCATCGCGAGTAGCGGTTACCGGGAACTCAACGAGGGCCAGAAGGTCGAGTTCGAGGTGACCCAGGGGCAGAAGGGGCCGCAGGCGGACAACGTCCGTCCCATGTAG
- a CDS encoding ArsR/SmtB family transcription factor, translated as MPNQDVRQVTDSRVLAALAHPLRRRLMDVLKVHGPATVGLLAERTDQAPANVSHHLKVLATAELVTEAPELARDRRERWWRLQSRGVRWSNTDFDADPAARAVADAATSLNLDRQVSLARAWHAATDEAQAAWGDGPFSTDRWLHLTPEELGELGREVIDLLARWADREVPDDGRRREPVFLFAYGIPAQP; from the coding sequence ATGCCGAACCAGGACGTCCGACAGGTGACCGATTCCCGGGTCCTCGCCGCGCTCGCCCACCCGCTCCGCCGTCGCCTGATGGACGTGCTCAAGGTGCACGGGCCGGCGACGGTCGGGCTGCTCGCCGAGCGGACCGACCAGGCGCCGGCGAACGTCAGCCACCACCTCAAGGTGCTGGCCACCGCCGAGCTCGTCACCGAGGCTCCCGAGCTGGCCCGGGATCGCCGGGAGCGGTGGTGGCGCCTGCAGAGCCGCGGGGTGCGCTGGTCCAACACCGACTTCGACGCCGACCCCGCCGCCCGGGCCGTCGCCGACGCCGCCACCTCGCTCAACCTCGACCGGCAGGTCTCCCTCGCCCGCGCCTGGCACGCCGCCACCGACGAGGCCCAGGCCGCCTGGGGCGACGGCCCCTTCTCCACCGACCGCTGGCTGCACCTCACCCCGGAGGAGCTGGGCGAGCTGGGCCGCGAGGTGATCGACCTGCTCGCCCGGTGGGCGGACCGGGAGGTGCCCGACGACGGGCGGCGGCGCGAGCCGGTCTTCCTGTTCGCCTACGGCATCCCGGCCCAGCCGTGA
- a CDS encoding MFS transporter has protein sequence MSTATTNRVPDPPVRPRGGLFRHRDFRLLWTAQAVSSVGSNVTTVALPLVALAVLDATTFQVAVLTAAAWLPWLLVGLPAGAWVDRLPRRPVMIVCDLASAVLFLSVPVAAVLGALTIGQLLAVALGGGLARVFFETADQAYLPTLLRPEEVPEANAKLQATQTASYVVGPGLAGLVAQLAGAVTALLLDALSFLVSAACLGRIRAVERPAPRLDGPPSLRREVAVGIRFVARDPYLRVLTLFGAASNIGLTGYQAVLVVFLVRSAGLPPGLVGLLIGLASLGGIVGATIATTVARRVGTARALLLAALVSGPPALLIPLAGPGLGMVWLLLGGVAVSLAVSVGNVVKGSFRQTYAPQALLGRVTVSMQLLNFGTIPLAAVLAGALGAAYGPGRAIWVMTGWLALTPLILLVGPLRRRRDLPAAPEPA, from the coding sequence GTGAGCACCGCGACCACGAACCGGGTGCCCGATCCGCCGGTACGCCCGCGCGGCGGGCTGTTCCGGCACCGGGACTTCCGGCTGCTCTGGACCGCGCAGGCCGTGAGCAGCGTCGGCAGCAACGTGACGACGGTGGCGTTGCCGCTGGTCGCGCTGGCCGTGCTGGACGCGACCACCTTCCAGGTCGCGGTGCTCACCGCCGCGGCCTGGCTGCCCTGGCTGCTGGTCGGCCTGCCGGCCGGAGCCTGGGTCGACCGGCTGCCCCGCCGCCCGGTGATGATCGTCTGCGACCTGGCGTCGGCCGTGCTCTTCCTCAGCGTCCCGGTGGCCGCCGTCCTCGGGGCGCTCACCATCGGCCAGCTGCTGGCCGTGGCGCTCGGCGGGGGCCTGGCGCGGGTCTTCTTCGAGACCGCCGACCAGGCGTACCTGCCGACCCTGCTCCGGCCGGAGGAGGTGCCGGAGGCCAACGCGAAGCTGCAGGCCACGCAGACCGCGAGCTACGTCGTCGGTCCGGGGCTGGCCGGCCTGGTCGCCCAGCTCGCCGGGGCGGTCACCGCCCTGCTGCTCGACGCGCTGAGCTTCCTCGTCTCCGCGGCCTGCCTGGGCCGCATCCGCGCGGTGGAGCGCCCGGCGCCCCGCCTCGACGGGCCGCCGTCGCTGCGCCGGGAGGTGGCGGTCGGGATCCGCTTCGTCGCCCGGGATCCCTACCTACGGGTGCTGACCCTCTTCGGGGCCGCCAGCAACATCGGGCTCACCGGCTACCAGGCCGTCCTGGTGGTCTTCCTGGTCCGCTCGGCGGGGCTGCCGCCCGGCCTGGTCGGGCTGCTGATCGGCCTGGCCAGCCTGGGCGGCATCGTCGGCGCGACCATCGCCACGACCGTCGCCCGCCGGGTCGGCACCGCCCGCGCGCTGCTGCTGGCCGCCCTGGTCAGCGGGCCACCCGCCCTGCTCATCCCGCTCGCCGGGCCGGGCCTCGGGATGGTCTGGCTGCTCCTCGGCGGAGTCGCGGTCAGCCTCGCCGTCAGCGTGGGCAACGTCGTGAAGGGCAGCTTCCGGCAGACGTACGCCCCGCAGGCGCTGCTCGGCCGGGTGACGGTCAGCATGCAGCTGCTCAACTTCGGGACGATCCCGCTGGCGGCCGTGCTGGCCGGGGCACTGGGCGCCGCGTACGGGCCGGGCCGGGCGATCTGGGTGATGACCGGTTGGTTGGCGCTGACCCCGCTGATCCTGCTGGTCGGGCCGCTGCGGCGGCGACGCGACCTGCCGGCGGCGCCGGAACCGGCCTGA
- a CDS encoding maleylpyruvate isomerase family mycothiol-dependent enzyme, with protein sequence MTSDPLLLTGELDDAMTRLLRTAAAFDAADVAAASLLPGWTRGHVLTHLARNADGFVNLFTAARTGERIPMYASADARTADIEAGAGRPPAALLDDLRRSSERFTEAVDAMPVEAWGATVETRRGPWPAALLVWGRLREIEVHHVDLAAGYRPADWPEAFGQRLLHEVATGLAGRPDAPAMVLRFDGVRHKLVVGDPEGAPTITAPAPELAAWLIGRSAGEVLTVTPDGPLPTPPEWI encoded by the coding sequence GTGACCAGCGATCCCCTGTTGCTGACCGGCGAGCTGGACGACGCGATGACGCGGCTGCTGCGTACCGCGGCGGCCTTCGACGCCGCGGACGTCGCCGCCGCCTCCCTGCTCCCGGGCTGGACCCGGGGGCACGTGCTGACCCACCTGGCCCGCAACGCCGACGGCTTCGTCAACCTGTTCACCGCCGCCCGCACCGGCGAGCGGATCCCGATGTACGCCAGCGCGGACGCCCGCACCGCGGACATCGAGGCCGGCGCCGGTCGCCCGCCCGCCGCCCTTCTGGACGACCTGCGTCGCAGCTCGGAGCGGTTCACCGAGGCGGTCGACGCGATGCCGGTCGAGGCGTGGGGGGCGACCGTCGAGACGCGGCGCGGCCCGTGGCCGGCGGCGTTGCTGGTCTGGGGCCGGCTCCGCGAGATCGAGGTGCACCACGTGGACCTGGCCGCCGGCTACCGGCCGGCCGACTGGCCGGAGGCGTTCGGCCAGCGGCTGCTGCACGAGGTGGCCACCGGGCTGGCCGGCCGGCCCGACGCGCCGGCCATGGTGCTGCGCTTCGACGGCGTCCGCCACAAGCTCGTCGTCGGCGACCCCGAGGGGGCGCCCACGATCACCGCCCCCGCGCCCGAACTCGCCGCCTGGCTGATCGGCCGGAGCGCGGGCGAGGTGCTCACCGTCACCCCCGACGGTCCCCTGCCGACTCCACCGGAATGGATATAG
- a CDS encoding class I SAM-dependent methyltransferase — translation MLAPVRDRTALADLEREITVPGSGLDRLRLVETPFVPEVRLHLAEDAIVWWARMEAAAGHPLPPPFWASAWAGGQALARHLLDHPELVAGRRVLDLAAGSGLVAIAAALAGADQVVANDIDPYAVAAVTVNARANRVLVTVSADDLLDSTVTADLLVAGDILYDAALAERVLPFLQRAAAGGAEVLVGDPGRGHLPTGRLEVVASYYPVPTTEPSVDSPVRRVQVLRPA, via the coding sequence ATGCTTGCCCCGGTGAGGGATCGCACGGCGCTGGCCGACCTGGAACGGGAGATCACCGTGCCCGGCTCCGGGCTGGACCGGCTCCGGCTGGTGGAGACCCCGTTCGTGCCCGAGGTGCGGCTGCACCTGGCCGAGGACGCGATCGTCTGGTGGGCCCGGATGGAGGCGGCCGCCGGCCATCCGCTGCCGCCGCCGTTCTGGGCCTCCGCCTGGGCCGGTGGCCAGGCCCTGGCCCGCCACCTGCTCGACCACCCCGAGCTGGTCGCGGGCCGCCGGGTGCTCGACCTGGCCGCCGGGTCGGGGCTGGTGGCGATCGCCGCCGCGCTCGCCGGCGCCGACCAGGTGGTCGCCAACGACATCGACCCGTACGCCGTCGCGGCGGTCACCGTCAACGCGCGGGCCAACCGGGTGCTCGTCACCGTCAGCGCCGACGACCTGCTCGACTCCACGGTGACCGCGGACCTGCTGGTGGCCGGGGACATCCTCTACGACGCGGCGCTGGCCGAACGGGTGCTGCCGTTCCTGCAGCGGGCCGCCGCCGGCGGTGCCGAGGTGCTGGTCGGCGACCCCGGCCGGGGGCACCTGCCCACGGGGCGGCTGGAGGTGGTGGCCAGCTATTACCCGGTGCCCACCACCGAGCCGTCCGTGGACTCCCCGGTGCGTCGGGTGCAGGTGCTGCGCCCCGCCTGA
- the uvrA gene encoding excinuclease ABC subunit UvrA, which produces MADRLIIRGAREHNLRDVSLDLPRDALIVFTGLSGSGKSSLAFDTIFAEGQRRYVESLSSYARQFLGQMDKPDVDFIEGLSPAVSIDQKSTSRNPRSTVGTITEVYDYLRLLFARIGEPHCPVCGERISKQSPQQIVDRVLAMDEGIRFMVLAPVVRGRKGEYVDLFAELQAKGYARARVDGVVHPLTEPPKLKKQEKHTIEVVIDRLSVKASAKQRLTDSVEAALGLSGGLVLLDFVDLPEDDPDRERRYSEHLACPNEHPLAIEDLEPRVFSFNAPYGACPECTGLGTKKEVDAELVVPDPERSLREGAIQPWATGHNLEYFLRLLEALGESQHFDIDTPWRALPSRAQKTILHGSDDQVHVRYRNKYGRERSYYTGFEGVVQWIERRHSDTESEWSRDKYEGYMRDVPCAACGGTRLKPEVLAVTLAGRSIAEVCNLSVGEAAELLAGIELTDRQKMIAERVLKEINARLKFLLDVGLDYLSLDRAAGTLSGGEAQRIRLATQIGSGLVGVLYVLDEPSIGLHQRDNHRLIETLIRLRGLGNTLIVVEHDEDTIRVADWIVDIGPGAGEHGGKIVHSGSVPALLENQESVTGAYLSGRKSIPTPRQRRPQTPDRELVVHGAREHNLRNLTVSFPLGQLIAVTGVSGSGKSTLVNDILYAVLANQINGARLVPGRHTRVTGLEHVDKVVGVDQSPIGRTPRSNPATYTGVWDHVRKLFAETTEAKVRGYGPGRFSFNVKGGRCEACSGDGTIKIEMNFLPDVYVPCEVCKGARYNRETLEVHYKGKTVSDVLEMPIEEAAEFFSAIPAIHRHLKTLNDVGLGYVRLGQPAPTLSGGEAQRVKLASELQKRSTGRTVYVLDEPTTGLHFEDIRKLLMVLEGLVDKGNTVITIEHNLDVIKTADWLIDMGPEGGHRGGAVLATGTPEEVAEVTESHTGQFLRQVLKLDGEAKGARAATTRAAKANGAKPRGTKKVPAGAR; this is translated from the coding sequence GTGGCCGACCGACTGATCATCCGTGGCGCGCGCGAGCACAACCTGCGTGACGTCAGTCTCGACCTGCCCCGGGACGCCCTGATCGTCTTCACCGGGCTCTCCGGGTCCGGCAAGTCGAGCCTGGCCTTCGACACCATCTTCGCCGAGGGCCAGCGGCGCTACGTCGAGTCGCTGTCGTCGTACGCCCGGCAGTTCCTCGGCCAGATGGACAAGCCCGACGTCGACTTCATCGAGGGCCTCAGCCCCGCGGTCTCCATCGACCAGAAGTCCACCTCGCGCAACCCGCGCTCCACCGTCGGCACCATCACCGAGGTCTACGACTACCTGCGGCTGCTCTTCGCCCGCATCGGCGAGCCGCACTGCCCGGTCTGCGGCGAGCGGATCTCCAAGCAGAGCCCCCAGCAGATCGTCGACCGGGTGCTGGCGATGGACGAGGGCATCCGGTTCATGGTGCTCGCGCCGGTCGTCCGCGGCCGCAAGGGCGAGTACGTCGACCTCTTCGCCGAGCTCCAGGCCAAGGGCTACGCCCGGGCCCGGGTCGACGGCGTGGTGCACCCGCTGACCGAGCCGCCGAAGCTCAAGAAGCAGGAGAAGCACACCATCGAGGTGGTCATCGACCGGCTGAGCGTCAAGGCGAGCGCGAAGCAGCGGCTGACCGACTCGGTGGAGGCGGCGCTCGGCCTCTCCGGCGGCCTGGTGCTGCTGGACTTCGTCGACCTGCCCGAGGACGACCCGGACCGCGAGCGGCGCTACTCCGAGCACCTGGCCTGCCCCAACGAGCACCCCCTGGCGATCGAGGACCTGGAGCCCCGGGTCTTCTCCTTCAACGCGCCGTACGGCGCCTGCCCGGAGTGCACCGGCCTGGGCACCAAGAAGGAGGTCGACGCGGAGCTGGTCGTGCCCGACCCGGAGCGCAGCCTGCGCGAGGGCGCCATCCAGCCCTGGGCGACCGGGCACAACCTGGAATACTTCCTCCGGCTGCTGGAGGCGCTCGGCGAGAGCCAGCACTTCGACATCGACACGCCCTGGCGGGCGCTGCCGTCGCGGGCGCAGAAGACGATCCTGCACGGCTCCGACGACCAGGTGCACGTGCGCTACCGCAACAAGTACGGCCGCGAGCGCTCCTACTACACCGGCTTCGAGGGCGTGGTGCAGTGGATCGAGCGCCGGCACTCCGACACCGAGTCGGAGTGGTCGCGGGACAAGTACGAGGGCTACATGCGGGACGTGCCCTGCGCGGCCTGCGGCGGCACCCGGCTCAAGCCCGAGGTGCTCGCGGTCACCCTGGCCGGCCGGAGCATCGCCGAGGTCTGCAACCTGTCGGTCGGGGAGGCGGCGGAACTGCTCGCCGGCATCGAGCTGACCGATCGGCAGAAGATGATCGCCGAGCGGGTGCTCAAGGAGATCAACGCCCGGCTGAAGTTCCTGCTCGACGTCGGCCTGGACTACCTCTCCCTGGACCGTGCCGCCGGTACCCTCTCCGGCGGCGAGGCGCAGCGCATCCGGCTCGCCACCCAGATCGGCTCCGGCCTGGTCGGCGTGCTCTACGTGCTGGACGAGCCGTCGATCGGCCTGCACCAGCGGGACAACCACCGGCTGATCGAGACCCTGATCCGGCTGCGCGGGCTGGGCAACACGCTGATCGTGGTCGAGCACGACGAGGACACCATCCGGGTCGCCGACTGGATCGTCGACATCGGCCCGGGCGCCGGCGAGCACGGCGGCAAGATCGTGCACAGCGGCTCGGTGCCCGCCCTGCTGGAAAACCAGGAGTCGGTCACCGGGGCGTACCTGTCGGGGCGCAAGTCGATCCCGACGCCCCGGCAGCGGCGCCCGCAGACCCCCGACCGGGAGCTGGTGGTGCACGGCGCGCGCGAGCACAACCTGCGCAACCTCACCGTCTCGTTCCCGCTCGGCCAGCTCATCGCGGTCACCGGCGTCTCCGGGTCCGGCAAGTCGACGCTGGTCAACGACATCCTGTACGCGGTGCTGGCCAACCAGATCAACGGCGCCCGGCTGGTCCCCGGCCGGCACACCCGGGTCACCGGCCTGGAGCACGTGGACAAGGTCGTCGGCGTCGACCAGTCGCCGATCGGCCGCACCCCGCGGTCCAACCCGGCCACCTACACCGGGGTCTGGGACCACGTTCGCAAGCTCTTCGCCGAGACCACCGAGGCCAAGGTCCGGGGGTACGGCCCGGGCCGGTTCTCGTTCAACGTCAAGGGTGGCCGCTGCGAGGCCTGCTCCGGCGACGGCACCATCAAGATCGAGATGAACTTCCTCCCGGACGTCTACGTCCCCTGCGAGGTCTGCAAGGGCGCCCGGTACAACCGGGAGACCCTGGAGGTGCACTACAAGGGCAAGACCGTCTCCGACGTGCTGGAGATGCCGATCGAGGAGGCGGCCGAGTTCTTCTCCGCCATCCCGGCCATCCACCGGCACCTCAAGACGCTGAACGACGTGGGCCTCGGCTACGTCCGCCTCGGGCAGCCCGCGCCGACCCTGTCCGGCGGTGAGGCGCAGCGGGTCAAGCTCGCCTCCGAGCTGCAGAAGCGCTCCACCGGCCGGACGGTCTACGTGCTCGACGAGCCGACCACCGGCCTGCACTTCGAGGACATCCGTAAGCTGCTGATGGTGCTCGAGGGCCTGGTCGACAAGGGCAACACGGTGATCACCATCGAGCACAACCTCGACGTGA
- a CDS encoding DedA family protein codes for MTDLLAQFGELPTALLMSTLGMVMLADAVPLLGVLVPGDAAVLAAVGAGRPATGLATVAAVVAGCLAGWSLSFLAGRRWGDQLRRSRVGGWIGESRWAAAEVILRRGGGRMVLVAPFLPVFNALLPLAAGGLRMSYRRFAVCAALGATAWAGLYVLLGTAARALTGLLPGAPNPTVLTMAVGLLLAGPVLLGTRHRLRALAGVGTSA; via the coding sequence ATGACGGATCTGCTGGCCCAGTTCGGTGAGCTGCCCACCGCCCTGCTGATGAGCACGCTCGGCATGGTCATGCTCGCCGACGCCGTACCGCTGCTCGGGGTGCTGGTGCCCGGCGACGCCGCGGTCCTCGCCGCGGTCGGCGCCGGTCGGCCCGCGACCGGGCTGGCGACCGTGGCGGCCGTGGTGGCCGGCTGCCTGGCCGGCTGGTCGCTCAGCTTCCTCGCCGGCCGGCGCTGGGGCGACCAGCTGCGGCGCAGCCGGGTGGGCGGCTGGATCGGCGAGTCACGGTGGGCGGCGGCCGAGGTGATCCTGCGCCGTGGCGGCGGCCGGATGGTGCTGGTGGCGCCGTTCCTGCCGGTGTTCAACGCGCTGCTGCCGCTGGCCGCGGGCGGGCTGCGGATGTCGTACCGGCGGTTCGCGGTCTGCGCCGCGCTCGGCGCGACGGCCTGGGCGGGCCTGTACGTGCTTCTCGGCACGGCGGCCCGGGCGTTGACCGGGCTGCTGCCCGGGGCGCCGAACCCGACGGTGCTGACGATGGCGGTCGGCCTGCTGCTCGCCGGCCCGGTGCTGCTCGGCACCCGGCACCGGCTCCGCGCGCTGGCCGGGGTGGGCACGTCCGCCTGA
- a CDS encoding MBL fold metallo-hydrolase, with the protein MTYSGDVTPGGAPAVRELDRLTITKMSVGPMDNNAYLLRCRDTGEQVLIDAANEAPRLLELVGDGGLAAVVTTHRHMDHWVALEEVVAKTGARPLVHADDADGLPIETETLTEGDTVAVGDCALEVVHLKGHTPGSIALLYRDPAGIPHLFTGDSLFPGGVGNTDKDPERFGQLVDDVEHKLFDRLPDETWFYPGHGKDSTLGAERASLPQWRARGW; encoded by the coding sequence ATGACCTACAGCGGAGACGTCACCCCCGGCGGCGCGCCGGCGGTGCGTGAGCTCGACCGGCTCACCATCACCAAGATGTCGGTGGGGCCGATGGACAACAACGCCTACCTGCTGCGCTGCCGGGACACCGGCGAGCAGGTGCTGATCGACGCCGCCAACGAGGCGCCCCGGCTCCTCGAACTGGTCGGCGACGGCGGGCTGGCCGCGGTGGTCACCACCCACCGGCACATGGACCACTGGGTGGCGCTGGAGGAGGTGGTCGCCAAGACCGGCGCCCGCCCGCTGGTGCACGCCGACGACGCCGACGGGCTGCCGATCGAGACGGAGACGCTCACCGAGGGCGACACCGTCGCGGTCGGTGACTGCGCGCTGGAGGTCGTCCACCTCAAGGGGCACACCCCCGGCTCGATCGCGCTGCTCTACCGCGACCCGGCCGGCATTCCGCACCTGTTCACCGGCGACAGCCTCTTCCCCGGCGGGGTCGGCAACACCGACAAGGACCCGGAGCGGTTCGGGCAGCTCGTCGACGACGTCGAGCACAAGCTCTTCGACCGGCTGCCGGACGAGACCTGGTTCTACCCGGGCCACGGCAAGGACAGCACCCTCGGCGCGGAGCGGGCCTCGCTGCCGCAGTGGCGCGCCCGCGGCTGGTGA
- the rsgA gene encoding ribosome small subunit-dependent GTPase A, which yields MTIDLTALGWDAGWAAHVRRGSDHRPGRVARVDRGVCTVLCADGPVRASLGGGVLAAAARDPGALPCAGDWVLVGTWPDRRRTVEVVLPRRTALVRRTAGKDASGQVLAANLDAAAVVEPVHPAPDVGRIERALSLVHESGARPLIVLTKVDLAADPAALARQLAAVAPGVPVLPVSAEQGLGLDPLRPFVAPGRTLGLLGPSGAGKSSLVNALAGAVVMPTQAIRRVDGKGRHTTTWRALVPLPHAGAVVDTPGVRAVGLLDGSAGLDRAFADIVELAAGCRYADCAHDGEPACAVREALETGELPTRRWESWRRLQREVAFESRRREVRLAADRRGGWRGGRRRTGRPAPPPAPGGF from the coding sequence ATGACCATCGATCTGACCGCCCTCGGCTGGGACGCCGGATGGGCGGCACACGTACGACGGGGCAGCGACCACCGTCCGGGCCGGGTGGCCCGGGTCGACCGTGGGGTCTGCACCGTGCTCTGCGCCGACGGCCCGGTCCGGGCCAGCCTGGGCGGCGGGGTCCTCGCCGCCGCCGCCCGGGACCCGGGCGCGCTGCCCTGCGCGGGCGACTGGGTGCTGGTCGGCACCTGGCCGGACCGCCGGCGGACCGTCGAGGTGGTGCTGCCGCGGCGCACCGCGCTGGTCCGCCGCACCGCCGGCAAGGACGCCAGCGGGCAGGTGCTCGCCGCCAACCTCGACGCCGCCGCGGTCGTCGAGCCGGTGCACCCGGCGCCCGACGTCGGCCGGATCGAGCGGGCGCTCTCCCTGGTCCACGAGTCCGGGGCCCGGCCCCTGATCGTGCTGACCAAGGTCGACCTGGCCGCCGACCCGGCCGCGCTCGCCCGCCAGCTCGCCGCCGTGGCGCCCGGGGTGCCGGTGCTGCCGGTCAGCGCCGAACAGGGCCTAGGGCTCGACCCGCTGCGCCCGTTCGTCGCCCCCGGGCGGACGCTCGGCCTGCTCGGGCCCTCCGGGGCCGGCAAGTCGAGTCTGGTGAACGCCCTCGCCGGCGCCGTCGTCATGCCGACCCAGGCGATCCGCCGGGTCGACGGCAAGGGCCGGCACACCACCACCTGGCGGGCGCTGGTGCCGCTCCCGCACGCGGGCGCGGTGGTGGACACCCCGGGAGTCCGGGCGGTGGGCCTGCTGGACGGGTCGGCCGGCCTGGATCGGGCCTTCGCCGACATCGTCGAGCTCGCCGCCGGCTGCCGGTACGCGGACTGCGCGCACGACGGCGAGCCCGCCTGCGCCGTGCGGGAGGCGTTGGAGACCGGGGAGCTGCCGACGCGGCGCTGGGAGAGCTGGCGCCGGCTGCAGCGGGAGGTGGCCTTCGAGAGCCGCCGCCGGGAGGTCCGGCTCGCCGCCGACCGTCGTGGCGGCTGGCGCGGTGGCCGACGGCGGACGGGGCGTCCGGCACCGCCCCCGGCGCCGGGCGGATTCTGA